One Brassica napus cultivar Da-Ae chromosome C2, Da-Ae, whole genome shotgun sequence DNA window includes the following coding sequences:
- the LOC106436647 gene encoding uncharacterized protein LOC106436647 isoform X2 — protein MMILVIVAFLVCLVSYVYRSLKPPPPRICGVPHGPPVTSPRIRLSDGRFLAYRESGVDRASANYKIIVVHGFNSSKDMEFPISKDLIEEQGIYFLFFDRAGYGESDPHPSRTVKSEAYDIQELADKLKIGPKFYVIGISLGAYSVYSCLTYIPHRLAGAVLVVPFVSYWWTKVPQDILSKAFKLMPEKDQWTYRVARYFPWLLYWWLTQKLFPSLSIISERSALCSDRDLVILKKKLEYQSPRMEKARQQGDHECLHRDMIAGFATWEFDPTELENPFAEGVGSVHMWQGAEDRIVPREVNEYISKKLPWIKYHELSGYGHLLHAEEQKCEDIIKALLVE, from the exons ATGATGATTTTAGTGATCGTTGCGTTCCTTGTCTGCCTTGTAAGCTACGTTTACCGATCATTGAAGCCTCCACCACCTCGAATCTGCGGGGTTCCTCACGGTCCCCCGGTTACTTCTCCGAGAATCAGGCTCAGTGATGGAAGATTTCTTGCTTATAGAGAATCTGGCGTTGATAGAGCCAGTGCTAACTACAAGATCATCGTCGTTCATGGATTTAATAGCTCCAAAGACATGGAATTTCCCATCTCTAAG GATCTTATTGAAGAACAAGGGATATACTTTCTGTTTTTCGATAGAGCAGGATATGGAGAAAGTGATCCACACCCTTCACGCACAGTCAAAAGCGAAGCCTACGATATTCAAGAACTCGCCGATAAACTCAAGATCGGACCAAAGTTCTACGTTATCGGGATATCACTCGGTGCTTACTCGGTTTATAGCTGCCTTACATACATTCCCCACCG ACTAGCTGGAGCAGTCTTAGTGGTTCCGTTTGTGAGCTATTGGTGGACTAAAGTGCCTCAAGACATATTGAGTAAAGCGTTCAAGCTAATGCCAGAAAAAGACCAGTGGACATATAGAGTTGCTCGTTATTTTCCTTGGCTCTTGTATTGGTGGTTGACCCAAAAGTTGTTTCCTTCTTTGAGTATAATCTCCGAGAGAAGTGCGTTATGCAGCGACAGAGATTTGGTCATCCTAAAAAAGAAGTTGGAGTATCAGAGTCCTCGCATG GAAAAAGCAAGGCAACAAGGAGACCATGAATGTCTTCACCGGGACATGATAGCTGGCTTTGCGACATGGGAGTTCGACCCGACTGAACTGGAAAATCCGTTCGCGGAGGGTGTAGGATCAGTCCACATGTGGCAAGGGGCCGAAGACAGGATTGTTCCGCGCGAAGTTAACGAATATATATCAAAGAAGCTTCCATGGATAAAGTATCACGAACTCTCCGGCTATGGACATCTTCTACACGCCGAGGAGCAGAAATGTGAAGACATTATAAAGGCGCTTCTTGTCGAGTGA
- the LOC106436647 gene encoding uncharacterized protein LOC106436647 isoform X1 — MQLCSSLLFFQVYITVMMILVIVAFLVCLVSYVYRSLKPPPPRICGVPHGPPVTSPRIRLSDGRFLAYRESGVDRASANYKIIVVHGFNSSKDMEFPISKDLIEEQGIYFLFFDRAGYGESDPHPSRTVKSEAYDIQELADKLKIGPKFYVIGISLGAYSVYSCLTYIPHRLAGAVLVVPFVSYWWTKVPQDILSKAFKLMPEKDQWTYRVARYFPWLLYWWLTQKLFPSLSIISERSALCSDRDLVILKKKLEYQSPRMEKARQQGDHECLHRDMIAGFATWEFDPTELENPFAEGVGSVHMWQGAEDRIVPREVNEYISKKLPWIKYHELSGYGHLLHAEEQKCEDIIKALLVE, encoded by the exons atgcaATTATGCTCTAGCCTCCTTTTCTTTCAGGTGTATATAACAGTAATGATGATTTTAGTGATCGTTGCGTTCCTTGTCTGCCTTGTAAGCTACGTTTACCGATCATTGAAGCCTCCACCACCTCGAATCTGCGGGGTTCCTCACGGTCCCCCGGTTACTTCTCCGAGAATCAGGCTCAGTGATGGAAGATTTCTTGCTTATAGAGAATCTGGCGTTGATAGAGCCAGTGCTAACTACAAGATCATCGTCGTTCATGGATTTAATAGCTCCAAAGACATGGAATTTCCCATCTCTAAG GATCTTATTGAAGAACAAGGGATATACTTTCTGTTTTTCGATAGAGCAGGATATGGAGAAAGTGATCCACACCCTTCACGCACAGTCAAAAGCGAAGCCTACGATATTCAAGAACTCGCCGATAAACTCAAGATCGGACCAAAGTTCTACGTTATCGGGATATCACTCGGTGCTTACTCGGTTTATAGCTGCCTTACATACATTCCCCACCG ACTAGCTGGAGCAGTCTTAGTGGTTCCGTTTGTGAGCTATTGGTGGACTAAAGTGCCTCAAGACATATTGAGTAAAGCGTTCAAGCTAATGCCAGAAAAAGACCAGTGGACATATAGAGTTGCTCGTTATTTTCCTTGGCTCTTGTATTGGTGGTTGACCCAAAAGTTGTTTCCTTCTTTGAGTATAATCTCCGAGAGAAGTGCGTTATGCAGCGACAGAGATTTGGTCATCCTAAAAAAGAAGTTGGAGTATCAGAGTCCTCGCATG GAAAAAGCAAGGCAACAAGGAGACCATGAATGTCTTCACCGGGACATGATAGCTGGCTTTGCGACATGGGAGTTCGACCCGACTGAACTGGAAAATCCGTTCGCGGAGGGTGTAGGATCAGTCCACATGTGGCAAGGGGCCGAAGACAGGATTGTTCCGCGCGAAGTTAACGAATATATATCAAAGAAGCTTCCATGGATAAAGTATCACGAACTCTCCGGCTATGGACATCTTCTACACGCCGAGGAGCAGAAATGTGAAGACATTATAAAGGCGCTTCTTGTCGAGTGA
- the LOC106436644 gene encoding fatty acyl-CoA reductase 1 isoform X2 gives MESNCVQFLGNKTILITGAPGFLAKVLVEKILRLQPNVKKIYLLLRAADTKAAMQRLRSEVVEIDLFKVLRNDLGEENLNDLVRENIVPVPGDISIHNLGVKDSDLLQRMWSEIDIIINIAATTNFDERYDIGLGINTFGALNVLKFAKKCVNGQLLLHVSTAYVCRENSGLFLEKPFTMGQTLSGDTKLDINVEFELMKQKLKELQHQDCSEQEISQSMKDLGMTRAKLHGWPNTYVFTKAMGEMLMGKYRENLPLVIVRPTMITSTLAEPFPGWIEGLRTIDSVIVAYGKGRLKCFLADPNTVLDLIPADMVVNAMIATATAHSGESGIQTIYHVGSSFQNPVTFGQLHETTARYFTKKPLVARNGSPIIVTKGTLLSTMGQFSLYITLRYKLPLLILRLMNIIYPWGQGDKYNDDSRKIKLAMRLVELYQPYLLFKGIFDDLNTERLRRRRQSIKELDGSFEFDPKSINWDDYMANTHIPGLITHVLKQ, from the exons ATGGAATCAAACTGTGTTCAATTTCTCGGGAACAAGACGATTCTCATCACTGGTGCTCCTGGTTTTCTTGCCAAAG TTCTGGTAGAGAAAATTCTGAGGTTGCAACCAAATGTGAAGAAGATATATCTTCTGTTGAGAGCTGCCGACACTAAAGCAGCCATGCAACGGTTACGTAGCGAG GTTGTGGAGATAGACCTTTTTAAGGTGTTGAGGAATGATCTTGGTGAAGAAAATCTGAATGACTTGGTTCGTGAAAATATCGTGCCGGTTCCCGGTGATATATCCATCCATAATTTGGGAGTGAAAGACTCTGATCTCTTACAACGTATGTGGAGTGAGATTGATATCATTATCAACATCGCAGCCACCACTAATTTCGATGAAAG ATATGATATCGGTCTTGGCATCAATACATTTGGAGCTCTCAATGTTCTCAAGTTCGCCAAGAAGTGTGTTAACGGACAATTACTTCTCCATGTCTCAACCG CATATGTTTGCCGCGAAAACTCGGGATTGTTCCTTGAGAAACCATTCACGATGGGACAGACTCTCAGCGGAGATACTAAGCTAGACATCAATGTAGAATTCGAGCTGATGAAGCAGAAACTGAAAGAGCTCCAGCATCAAGATTGTTCTGAACAAGAGATCTCACAGtcgatgaaagatcttggaatgACAAG GGCAAAGCTTCATGGATGGCCAAATACATATGTATTCACCAAAGCAATGGGAGAGATGCTAATGGGGAAGTATAGAGAAAATTTGCCACTTGTCATCGTACGTCCAACAATGATTACTAGTACTCTCGCCGAACCATTTCCTGGTTGGATTGAAGGATTGAG AACTATAGATAGTGTGATTGTTGCATATGGCAAAGGAAGACTTAAATGTTTTCTTGCGGATCCAAACACAGTACTTGACCTT ATACCAGCAGACATGGTGGTAAACGCCATGATCGCAACCGCAACAGCTCATTCAGGAGAAAGCGGGATCCAGACCATATATCATGTCGGTTCTTCTTTTCAAAATCCAGTCACGTTTGGACAACTCCACGAGACCACGGCTCGTTACTTTACGAAGAAACCTCTTGTCGCTCGCAATGGCTCACCAATCATAGTAACCAAAGGAACACTTTTATCCACTATGGGTCAATTCAGCCTCTACATCACTCTTCGTTACAAGCTTCCTCTACTG ATACTTCGATTGATGAATATAATTTACCCATGGGGTCAAGGAGACAAATACAATGACGACAGCCGCAAAATCAAGCTAGCTATGCGTCTCGTTGAGCTTTACCAGCCTTACTTACTCTTCAAGGGCAT atttgatgatttaaatACCGAAAGACTGCGAAGGAGAAGACAGAGCATCAAAGAGTTAGATGGATCGTTCGAGTTCGACCCCAAGTCCATTAACTGGGACGATTATATGGCCAACACACACATTCCTGGCCTCATCACCCATGTtcttaaacaataa
- the LOC106436644 gene encoding fatty acyl-CoA reductase 1 isoform X1, with protein MESNCVQFLGNKTILITGAPGFLAKVLVEKILRLQPNVKKIYLLLRAADTKAAMQRLRSEVVEIDLFKVLRNDLGEENLNDLVRENIVPVPGDISIHNLGVKDSDLLQRMWSEIDIIINIAATTNFDERYLPKLVILDEYTEKLTLCILFNVLNKNYRYDIGLGINTFGALNVLKFAKKCVNGQLLLHVSTAYVCRENSGLFLEKPFTMGQTLSGDTKLDINVEFELMKQKLKELQHQDCSEQEISQSMKDLGMTRAKLHGWPNTYVFTKAMGEMLMGKYRENLPLVIVRPTMITSTLAEPFPGWIEGLRTIDSVIVAYGKGRLKCFLADPNTVLDLIPADMVVNAMIATATAHSGESGIQTIYHVGSSFQNPVTFGQLHETTARYFTKKPLVARNGSPIIVTKGTLLSTMGQFSLYITLRYKLPLLILRLMNIIYPWGQGDKYNDDSRKIKLAMRLVELYQPYLLFKGIFDDLNTERLRRRRQSIKELDGSFEFDPKSINWDDYMANTHIPGLITHVLKQ; from the exons ATGGAATCAAACTGTGTTCAATTTCTCGGGAACAAGACGATTCTCATCACTGGTGCTCCTGGTTTTCTTGCCAAAG TTCTGGTAGAGAAAATTCTGAGGTTGCAACCAAATGTGAAGAAGATATATCTTCTGTTGAGAGCTGCCGACACTAAAGCAGCCATGCAACGGTTACGTAGCGAG GTTGTGGAGATAGACCTTTTTAAGGTGTTGAGGAATGATCTTGGTGAAGAAAATCTGAATGACTTGGTTCGTGAAAATATCGTGCCGGTTCCCGGTGATATATCCATCCATAATTTGGGAGTGAAAGACTCTGATCTCTTACAACGTATGTGGAGTGAGATTGATATCATTATCAACATCGCAGCCACCACTAATTTCGATGAAAGGTATTTACCCAAACTTGTGATTCTTGACGaatatacagaaaaattaaCATTATGTATTCTTTTTAATGTTCTTAATAAAAATTACAGATATGATATCGGTCTTGGCATCAATACATTTGGAGCTCTCAATGTTCTCAAGTTCGCCAAGAAGTGTGTTAACGGACAATTACTTCTCCATGTCTCAACCG CATATGTTTGCCGCGAAAACTCGGGATTGTTCCTTGAGAAACCATTCACGATGGGACAGACTCTCAGCGGAGATACTAAGCTAGACATCAATGTAGAATTCGAGCTGATGAAGCAGAAACTGAAAGAGCTCCAGCATCAAGATTGTTCTGAACAAGAGATCTCACAGtcgatgaaagatcttggaatgACAAG GGCAAAGCTTCATGGATGGCCAAATACATATGTATTCACCAAAGCAATGGGAGAGATGCTAATGGGGAAGTATAGAGAAAATTTGCCACTTGTCATCGTACGTCCAACAATGATTACTAGTACTCTCGCCGAACCATTTCCTGGTTGGATTGAAGGATTGAG AACTATAGATAGTGTGATTGTTGCATATGGCAAAGGAAGACTTAAATGTTTTCTTGCGGATCCAAACACAGTACTTGACCTT ATACCAGCAGACATGGTGGTAAACGCCATGATCGCAACCGCAACAGCTCATTCAGGAGAAAGCGGGATCCAGACCATATATCATGTCGGTTCTTCTTTTCAAAATCCAGTCACGTTTGGACAACTCCACGAGACCACGGCTCGTTACTTTACGAAGAAACCTCTTGTCGCTCGCAATGGCTCACCAATCATAGTAACCAAAGGAACACTTTTATCCACTATGGGTCAATTCAGCCTCTACATCACTCTTCGTTACAAGCTTCCTCTACTG ATACTTCGATTGATGAATATAATTTACCCATGGGGTCAAGGAGACAAATACAATGACGACAGCCGCAAAATCAAGCTAGCTATGCGTCTCGTTGAGCTTTACCAGCCTTACTTACTCTTCAAGGGCAT atttgatgatttaaatACCGAAAGACTGCGAAGGAGAAGACAGAGCATCAAAGAGTTAGATGGATCGTTCGAGTTCGACCCCAAGTCCATTAACTGGGACGATTATATGGCCAACACACACATTCCTGGCCTCATCACCCATGTtcttaaacaataa